DNA sequence from the Cupriavidus sp. WKF15 genome:
ATTTCCGCATCCGGTAGCTCCGTCATTCCACGTTGCGTGAGCGTCGACCTGAGTGGCCTGCCAAGTAACGTGGCGGGGAGCTGCTGATGCGCTGCTTAACACCAATGCGGAAATCCGAAGGCGGATTCGGCCTGATCGAGGCGCTGGTCACGCTGATCGTCCTCCTGCTTGGGCTGCTCGGACTGGTGACACTGATGCTGGCCAGCCAGCGGGCCGAGTCCGAGTCTTACCAGCGTGCCCAGGCACTTATCCTGTTGCAGGACATGGTTGAGCGCATCAATGCCAACCGCTCGGCAGCCGGCTGCTATGCGATCACCATCGACACCGCAAACGGCGTGCCTTATCTGGGCACCGGCGCAGGCACGCTGCCCACGTGTTCGCTGGGTACGATCCAGGCCTACACCCTCGCCAACAATGACCTCGCCGCCTGGAACAACCTGCTTGCGGGCGCGGCCGAGGCCAGCGGCGCCAGCAATGTCGGCGCCATGATCGGCGCGCGCGGGTGCATCAGCCTCGGCGCAGCGCCAAGTACCTACGTGGTCAGCGTCGCCTGGCAAGGTAAGAACAAGACCGCCGCGCCGGTCGCGGGTCTGCCATGCGGCAAGGGGCTGTATGGAGCTGAAACGCAGCGGCGGGTGGTGAGCGCCACGCTGCAGATTGCCA
Encoded proteins:
- the pilV gene encoding type IV pilus modification protein PilV, translating into MRKSEGGFGLIEALVTLIVLLLGLLGLVTLMLASQRAESESYQRAQALILLQDMVERINANRSAAGCYAITIDTANGVPYLGTGAGTLPTCSLGTIQAYTLANNDLAAWNNLLAGAAEASGASNVGAMIGARGCISLGAAPSTYVVSVAWQGKNKTAAPVAGLPCGKGLYGAETQRRVVSATLQIANLN